One stretch of Deinococcus carri DNA includes these proteins:
- the ccmD gene encoding heme exporter protein CcmD, protein MDKYAGYVVVVYVVTFVLLGAYLAWMWLKLRTLREEDRE, encoded by the coding sequence GTGGATAAGTACGCCGGATACGTGGTCGTGGTGTACGTGGTGACGTTCGTGCTGCTGGGCGCGTACCTCGCCTGGATGTGGCTGAAGTTGCGGACACTGCGCGAGGAGGACCGCGAATGA
- the ccmE gene encoding cytochrome c maturation protein CcmE, with protein sequence MTPAAPLPRARRRRRNPLPIVLGVVALVALTAFIAFGNLGKSLEYFVTPTEYTQQRAELEGRPLRIGGLVKAVQYNPQTLDLRFNVTDGGATFPVQYRGAVSDLFKENQGVVVRGEFQGNTFHASELVVKHSEEYHVPQTQAELKDLLKQSE encoded by the coding sequence ATGACGCCCGCCGCGCCCCTCCCGCGGGCCAGACGGCGCAGGCGCAATCCGCTGCCCATCGTGCTGGGCGTGGTGGCGCTGGTGGCGCTGACCGCCTTTATCGCCTTCGGGAACCTGGGCAAGAGCCTGGAATACTTCGTGACTCCCACCGAGTACACGCAGCAGCGTGCCGAACTGGAAGGCCGTCCCCTCCGTATCGGCGGGCTGGTCAAGGCCGTGCAGTACAACCCGCAGACACTGGACCTGCGGTTCAACGTGACCGATGGCGGCGCGACGTTCCCGGTGCAGTACCGCGGTGCCGTCAGCGACCTGTTCAAGGAAAACCAGGGCGTGGTCGTGCGCGGCGAGTTCCAGGGCAACACCTTCCACGCCTCCGAACTGGTCGTGAAGCACAGCGAGGAATACCACGTGCCCCAGACGCAGGCCGAACTCAAGGACCTGCTGAAGCAGAGTGAGTGA
- a CDS encoding heme lyase CcmF/NrfE family subunit, protein MLNLISFQASALGALGQLALLAALAFTLGGTWLAAVGGLRADTRATEAARRAVWAVFALMSLAILTLMAALLRDDFSVRYVAEHSMRTSPTWVKVTSLWGALQGSILLWAWLLAAYAFVLSLTVRRDALRPWSLGAMFVSLLFFVGVCASIASPFIPLAQIPADGLGPNPALQNHWMMAVHPVLLYLGFVGLSVPFAYAVAALVTGRLSDHWVVVTRRWTLVAWAFLTAAIVAGGWWSYETLGWGGYWAWDPVENASFIPWLLVTAFLHSVQIQERRGLMRSWNVWLVVLAYASTVLGTFLNRSGIVQSVHAFAGGPVGPVFLGFLAFLLVVGIALAAWRAPHLRDEADPPAPVSREGAFLAGNWLFLVFAVMVLVGTLFPTLVEAVQGRRDASVGPAFYNAFAIPLGLGLLLLMGGGPLLPWRRADGQSFWRALRPLLLAGLGAALVAGLLGVRAWGVLGTMALSAYNLVGLGLLTARAVKQRGGGLAGLVREQPRRYGAYLAHVGLIVVALGIAFSGTYKRDAQATLNVGAAPVKLLNETLALQGTRKDARPYGQSAVARVLIDGQPFEARMNTYVQAGGTAFPAPAVRYGLLGDTYLVVTAFDPQGKWASVRLIESPLVSWIWWGTLIVVLGAGLTLLSPLSPRRATARVPTLRTAPATD, encoded by the coding sequence ATGCTGAACCTGATCTCCTTCCAGGCGAGCGCGCTCGGCGCACTGGGCCAGCTCGCGCTACTGGCGGCCCTGGCCTTCACGCTGGGCGGGACGTGGCTGGCGGCGGTGGGTGGACTCCGGGCCGACACGCGGGCGACCGAGGCGGCGCGGCGGGCGGTGTGGGCCGTCTTCGCGCTGATGAGCCTCGCCATCCTGACGCTGATGGCAGCGCTGCTGCGCGACGACTTCAGCGTGCGGTACGTGGCCGAACATTCCATGCGGACCTCCCCGACCTGGGTGAAGGTGACGAGTCTGTGGGGGGCGCTGCAAGGCTCGATTCTGCTGTGGGCGTGGCTGCTGGCCGCCTACGCCTTCGTCCTGAGTCTGACCGTGCGGCGGGACGCGCTGCGGCCCTGGTCGCTCGGCGCGATGTTCGTCAGCCTGCTGTTTTTCGTGGGCGTGTGCGCGAGTATCGCCAGCCCCTTCATCCCGCTCGCGCAGATTCCTGCCGACGGTCTGGGGCCGAATCCCGCGCTGCAAAACCACTGGATGATGGCCGTTCACCCGGTGCTGCTGTACCTGGGCTTCGTGGGGCTGAGCGTGCCCTTTGCTTACGCGGTCGCCGCCCTCGTCACGGGCCGCTTATCTGACCACTGGGTCGTGGTCACGCGGCGCTGGACGCTGGTGGCGTGGGCCTTTCTCACCGCCGCCATTGTGGCAGGGGGCTGGTGGAGCTACGAGACGCTGGGCTGGGGCGGCTACTGGGCCTGGGACCCGGTGGAGAATGCGTCCTTCATTCCCTGGCTGCTGGTCACGGCCTTCCTGCATAGCGTCCAGATTCAGGAGCGGCGGGGGCTGATGCGCTCGTGGAACGTGTGGCTGGTTGTGCTGGCCTATGCGAGCACCGTGCTGGGCACCTTCCTGAACCGCTCGGGCATCGTGCAGAGCGTCCACGCCTTCGCGGGGGGGCCGGTGGGGCCGGTGTTCCTGGGCTTCCTGGCCTTCCTGCTGGTCGTGGGCATCGCGCTCGCCGCCTGGCGTGCCCCGCACCTGCGCGACGAGGCCGACCCGCCCGCCCCGGTCAGCCGCGAGGGGGCCTTTCTGGCGGGGAACTGGCTGTTTCTGGTGTTCGCGGTGATGGTGCTGGTGGGCACGCTCTTTCCGACCCTCGTGGAGGCGGTGCAGGGACGGCGGGACGCTTCGGTGGGTCCGGCCTTCTACAACGCCTTCGCCATTCCGCTGGGGCTGGGCCTGCTGCTGCTGATGGGCGGGGGGCCGCTGCTGCCCTGGCGGCGGGCGGACGGGCAGAGCTTCTGGCGCGCGCTGCGGCCCCTGCTGCTGGCGGGGCTGGGGGCGGCGCTGGTGGCAGGGCTGCTGGGCGTGCGGGCCTGGGGCGTGCTGGGAACGATGGCTCTCAGCGCCTACAATCTCGTCGGCCTGGGGCTGTTGACGGCGCGGGCGGTGAAGCAAAGGGGCGGGGGGCTGGCTGGGCTGGTGCGCGAGCAGCCCCGGCGGTACGGGGCCTACCTCGCCCATGTCGGGCTGATTGTGGTGGCGCTGGGCATCGCCTTCTCGGGGACGTACAAGCGGGACGCACAGGCCACGCTGAATGTCGGGGCGGCCCCCGTGAAGCTGCTGAACGAGACACTGGCCCTGCAAGGCACCCGCAAGGACGCCAGGCCTTACGGGCAGTCGGCAGTGGCGCGGGTCCTCATCGACGGGCAGCCCTTCGAGGCTCGCATGAACACCTATGTGCAGGCAGGCGGCACGGCCTTCCCCGCGCCCGCCGTGCGCTACGGCCTGCTGGGCGACACGTATCTGGTAGTGACGGCCTTCGACCCGCAGGGCAAGTGGGCCAGCGTGCGCCTGATCGAGAGTCCGCTGGTGTCGTGGATCTGGTGGGGCACCCTAATCGTGGTGCTGGGGGCGGGGCTGACGCTTCTTTCCCCTCTTTCCCCCCGGCGGGCGACGGCGCGCGTGCCGACCCTGCGGACGGCCCCGGCGACCGACTGA